One part of the Algibacter sp. L1A34 genome encodes these proteins:
- a CDS encoding outer membrane beta-barrel protein: MDTIIKSLIIFLIGIVSAYAQNDISGLILDVNNKPLEFANVILHQTTSKETITGVISSEEGLYRFESVENGNYYLEISVLGFKTKTSEAFQLENNPETINFILEEDVLDEILITHKRPVIRQTAEKLIIDLEQSEMINSNLQDVMRGVPGIIVTNNGISYGGQSNIRILINGKTTDYMDIDTLLRDMPADNIAKVELVEQPGAEFDAAGSGPIINIILKKNVKLGTHGNVATWVGEDEGFEHGTSASIASYKNKLNWQASTGYSSPTWREDLFIKRTVGDETYDQATIEPYNPKSFRVSGSVDYYITDKHSVGIGVKNSSTDSDRISNSSNIITTSTTTDYLYSENSFNRDQKVFNVNPYYEFKTDAHKLTADFNYVDYKNDNVNTLSSVEGSTISYNNQQYLQNGNYQIKTYKSDYSRMFSEDFKLSFGAKYSQVNTDSDLQSFTQNENGGFDFEEASSNTFLVDENIFALYSKINITKGKWSFSGGLRFEDSNTKGTSSSDNEVRERKISKLFPSAALSRKVNKNLAASLAYSYRISRPNYNTLNSFVTYYDPLSSDVGNENLKPSFTNNYQFNLTFDGQPFFTIAYSETKDDMFQFVSQDNDTAQIERTTINLDESKNLNFRLFGPLSFIKDVEGYTGIIVSHNKFGSNLNNLKLEKWSLIWIAQASYELPWKINAEINGNYGTGALEGGIDADWFADLNFSFGKKFLDDKLKVNLAFSKMLNRGFVGVIDYNNLYANIESNQSRQNIQLRLSYSFGSKFGKKTSRKNASEDEENRINDNN; encoded by the coding sequence ATGGATACAATCATTAAATCACTCATTATTTTTCTTATAGGAATTGTTTCAGCTTATGCTCAAAACGATATTTCTGGTCTTATTTTAGACGTTAACAACAAGCCTTTAGAGTTTGCTAATGTTATTCTGCATCAGACAACTTCAAAAGAAACCATTACAGGTGTTATATCTTCGGAAGAAGGACTTTACAGGTTTGAAAGTGTAGAAAATGGAAATTATTATTTAGAAATTTCAGTATTAGGTTTTAAAACAAAAACATCCGAAGCTTTTCAACTAGAAAATAATCCAGAAACTATAAATTTTATATTAGAGGAAGATGTTTTAGATGAAATTTTAATAACTCACAAACGCCCCGTAATTAGACAAACGGCCGAAAAATTGATTATAGATTTAGAACAATCGGAAATGATTAACTCTAATTTACAAGATGTAATGCGAGGTGTGCCAGGAATTATTGTAACCAATAATGGTATTAGTTATGGCGGACAAAGTAATATTAGAATTCTTATAAACGGGAAAACCACCGATTATATGGATATTGATACTTTATTACGTGATATGCCTGCCGATAATATAGCAAAAGTAGAGTTGGTAGAACAACCAGGTGCTGAGTTTGATGCGGCTGGTTCTGGACCAATTATTAATATTATTTTAAAGAAAAACGTAAAACTAGGCACGCATGGTAATGTGGCAACTTGGGTTGGAGAGGATGAAGGTTTTGAGCATGGTACAAGTGCGTCTATTGCAAGTTATAAGAATAAACTAAATTGGCAAGCTAGTACTGGATATTCTAGCCCAACATGGCGAGAGGATTTATTTATTAAAAGAACGGTTGGAGATGAAACCTACGATCAAGCCACCATAGAGCCATATAACCCAAAAAGCTTTCGTGTTAGCGGAAGTGTAGATTATTATATAACCGATAAACATTCGGTTGGTATTGGTGTTAAAAATAGTAGTACAGATTCCGATAGGATTTCTAATAGTTCAAATATTATTACAACATCTACCACTACCGATTATTTGTATTCTGAAAATAGTTTTAATCGCGACCAAAAAGTGTTTAACGTAAACCCGTATTACGAGTTTAAAACCGATGCGCATAAGCTTACTGCCGATTTTAATTATGTAGATTATAAAAATGATAACGTAAATACGTTATCATCTGTGGAAGGAAGTACTATTTCTTATAATAACCAACAATATTTACAAAATGGAAATTATCAAATTAAAACTTATAAGAGTGATTATAGTCGGATGTTTTCCGAAGATTTTAAACTTAGTTTTGGCGCAAAATATTCGCAAGTAAATACAGATAGTGATTTACAATCTTTTACTCAAAATGAAAATGGCGGATTTGATTTTGAAGAAGCGTCGAGTAATACCTTTTTAGTAGATGAAAATATTTTTGCACTCTATTCAAAAATAAACATCACTAAAGGAAAATGGTCTTTTTCTGGTGGTTTACGTTTTGAGGATAGTAACACAAAAGGTACGTCTAGTAGTGATAATGAAGTTCGAGAACGAAAGATTTCTAAATTATTTCCAAGTGCGGCATTAAGTAGGAAAGTAAATAAAAATTTAGCTGCAAGTTTGGCATACAGTTACCGTATTAGCAGGCCTAATTATAATACTTTAAACTCGTTTGTAACGTATTACGATCCCTTGTCTTCCGATGTTGGAAACGAGAATTTAAAACCATCTTTTACCAATAATTATCAATTTAATTTAACTTTCGATGGGCAGCCGTTTTTTACTATAGCTTATAGTGAAACTAAAGACGATATGTTTCAGTTTGTTTCACAAGATAATGATACGGCGCAAATTGAACGAACAACAATTAACCTAGATGAGAGTAAGAATTTGAATTTTCGATTATTTGGCCCGCTAAGTTTTATAAAGGATGTAGAGGGTTATACAGGTATAATTGTAAGTCATAATAAATTTGGATCTAACCTTAATAATTTAAAATTAGAAAAATGGAGTTTAATTTGGATTGCTCAAGCTAGTTATGAGCTGCCGTGGAAAATTAATGCAGAAATAAACGGAAATTATGGAACGGGTGCATTGGAAGGTGGTATTGATGCAGATTGGTTTGCAGATTTAAATTTTTCTTTTGGAAAAAAGTTTTTAGACGATAAACTAAAAGTAAATTTAGCTTTTAGTAAAATGCTAAATAGAGGATTTGTTGGTGTTATCGATTATAACAATTTATATGCTAACATTGAGAGCAACCAGTCCAGACAAAATATTCAATTAAGGTTATCGTACAGTTTTGGTTCTAAATTTGGGAAAAAGACGAGTAGAAAAAATGCATCGGAAGATGAAGAAAACAGAATTAATGATAATAATTAA
- the glgA gene encoding glycogen synthase, giving the protein MKALFYTREFPPYVYGGAGVHVEYLADELSKLMKIDVRCFGDQDSKSENLSVKGYPFDNPIFDGADDKLKSVFKTLSTGIQMNTEPIDADVVHCHTWYAHFAGIIAKLCYGTPLVITTHSLEPLRPWKREQLGRGYDASSWVEKTAIEMADALIAVSKETKEDVLKHFDVDESKVHVIYNGINLEQYIETNETATLDTYGVDKTKPYVLFVGRITRQKGIIHLVNAIKYIDPDTQIVLCAGAPDTPEIGEEMENAVNEVKKTRKNVIWIDKMITKEEIIQLYSHAAVFCCPSIYEPFGIINIEAMACNTAVVASAVGGIKEVVVHGETGLLIPLEQQTEAPFEPIDPDKFSRDLANGVNQVISDKNLRETMAKNGRKRVEDYFDWVAIAKQVETLYKTLI; this is encoded by the coding sequence ATGAAAGCACTTTTTTACACAAGAGAATTTCCACCGTACGTATACGGAGGAGCCGGCGTACATGTTGAATATTTAGCTGATGAGCTGTCTAAACTAATGAAAATTGATGTTCGATGTTTTGGAGACCAAGACTCTAAATCGGAAAATTTAAGTGTAAAGGGTTACCCGTTTGATAACCCCATTTTTGATGGTGCAGATGATAAGTTAAAATCGGTATTTAAAACATTAAGCACAGGCATCCAAATGAACACGGAACCTATCGATGCAGATGTTGTTCATTGCCACACATGGTATGCGCATTTTGCCGGCATTATTGCAAAGCTTTGTTATGGCACACCACTAGTGATCACCACGCACTCTTTAGAACCTTTGCGTCCATGGAAACGCGAGCAATTGGGTCGTGGTTACGATGCCTCTTCTTGGGTAGAAAAAACAGCTATTGAAATGGCAGATGCACTTATTGCCGTATCCAAAGAAACTAAAGAAGATGTTCTTAAACATTTTGATGTAGACGAAAGCAAAGTACACGTTATATATAACGGTATTAACCTAGAACAATATATTGAAACAAACGAAACAGCAACTTTAGATACATACGGTGTAGATAAAACAAAACCTTATGTGCTTTTCGTGGGTAGAATTACCCGCCAAAAAGGTATTATCCACTTAGTGAATGCTATAAAATATATAGATCCAGATACTCAAATTGTACTTTGTGCAGGCGCTCCAGATACACCTGAAATTGGTGAAGAAATGGAGAATGCGGTTAACGAAGTTAAAAAAACGCGTAAAAACGTGATTTGGATTGATAAAATGATTACTAAAGAAGAAATTATTCAGTTATATTCTCATGCTGCCGTATTTTGTTGCCCTTCTATTTACGAACCTTTTGGTATTATAAACATTGAAGCTATGGCTTGTAATACTGCTGTTGTAGCAAGTGCCGTTGGTGGTATAAAAGAAGTTGTTGTTCACGGTGAAACCGGACTTTTAATTCCACTAGAACAACAAACCGAAGCACCTTTTGAGCCTATTGATCCCGACAAGTTTTCTAGAGATTTAGCCAACGGTGTAAACCAAGTTATTAGCGACAAAAACTTACGAGAAACCATGGCGAAAAATGGAAGGAAACGCGTTGAAGATTATTTCGATTGGGTGGCCATTGCTAAACAAGTAGAAACACTATACAAAACACTAATATAA
- a CDS encoding glucose-1-phosphate adenylyltransferase produces the protein MINNKVLAIVLGGGQGSRLYPLTDRRSKPAVPIAGKYRLVDIPISNCINADIKRIFVLTQFNSASLNRHIKNTYHFSFFSSAFVDVLAAEQTPESKTWFQGTADAVRQSMHHFLSHEFEYALILSGDQLYQMDYDKMIEAHEASNAEISIATIPVNAKDATSFGILKANEEHVITSFIEKPDAELLPDWTSEVSDEMKGQDRNYLASMGIYVFNKDLLVKLMENPDTIDFGKEIIPQSIGDHKTLSYQYEGYWTDIGNIDSFFEANLGLTDDIPKFDLYDEKKRIYTHARMLPTTKIAGTVLDRSVVSEGCIIGAAKIEKSVIGIRSRIGKESTVINTYMMGNDYYETLDEIENHHIKVLIGIGERCFIKNCILDKNCRIGDDVRINGGKHLEDKETDMYFIKDGIVVVKSGATIPSGYVI, from the coding sequence ATGATAAATAACAAAGTTTTAGCCATTGTTTTAGGTGGTGGTCAAGGATCCAGACTTTATCCACTAACCGATAGAAGATCTAAACCAGCAGTTCCTATTGCGGGAAAGTACAGACTTGTAGATATCCCAATATCTAACTGTATAAACGCCGATATTAAACGTATTTTCGTTTTAACACAATTTAATTCGGCATCATTAAACAGGCACATTAAAAACACATATCACTTCAGTTTTTTTAGTAGTGCTTTTGTAGATGTATTAGCTGCCGAACAAACTCCAGAAAGTAAAACTTGGTTTCAAGGTACTGCCGATGCGGTTAGACAAAGTATGCATCATTTTTTAAGTCACGAATTTGAATATGCGTTAATCCTTTCGGGAGATCAATTATATCAAATGGATTACGATAAAATGATTGAAGCTCATGAGGCCTCTAATGCAGAAATCTCTATTGCAACCATTCCTGTAAACGCAAAAGATGCTACTTCTTTTGGTATTTTAAAAGCGAATGAAGAACATGTTATTACATCATTTATAGAAAAACCCGATGCCGAATTATTACCAGATTGGACTTCGGAAGTAAGCGATGAAATGAAAGGCCAAGACCGTAATTATCTAGCCTCCATGGGAATTTATGTATTTAACAAGGATTTACTTGTTAAACTTATGGAAAACCCAGATACCATTGATTTTGGTAAAGAAATTATCCCACAATCTATAGGCGATCATAAAACTTTAAGTTACCAATATGAAGGTTACTGGACCGATATTGGAAATATTGATTCCTTTTTCGAAGCCAACTTAGGTTTAACTGATGATATTCCGAAGTTCGATTTATACGATGAAAAAAAACGTATTTATACGCACGCTAGAATGTTACCTACCACAAAAATTGCAGGAACCGTTTTAGACAGAAGTGTAGTTTCTGAAGGTTGTATTATTGGCGCTGCAAAAATCGAAAAATCCGTAATTGGTATTCGATCAAGAATAGGCAAAGAATCTACAGTAATTAACACCTATATGATGGGTAATGACTACTATGAAACTTTAGATGAAATTGAAAATCATCATATTAAAGTCCTTATAGGTATTGGAGAGCGTTGCTTTATAAAAAACTGTATTTTAGATAAAAACTGTCGTATTGGTGATGATGTTCGTATTAACGGTGGTAAACATTTAGAAGATAAAGAAACCGATATGTACTTTATTAAAGATGGTATTGTTGTAGTTAAAAGCGGAGCAACTATTCCTTCAGGATACGTTATTTAA
- a CDS encoding alpha-1,4-glucan--maltose-1-phosphate maltosyltransferase has translation MQNQKRVIIDYVSPTVNGGEFYIKRVVNEIVNIDAHIMADGHDVLGASVLYKHENETTWQETRMMLSSNDEWRSSFSVEKQGFYSYKVEAWVDYALNWRYGLIRKINDGQHVVSELLEGAEYIEPLIEKVNAEDKTYLEHLHHIFKDENSYGEAITEAVKERLYNIFFANPTKILANTSKTYQVYVDRKKARFSTWYEFFPRSASEHEGVHGTFNDCKRLLPRVKDMGFDVVYLPPIHPIGEVNRKGKNNTTEAKEGDVGSTWGVGSQYGGHKAIHPQLGNLDEFKSLIQAAKDNNLEIAMDYALQAAPDHPWVKDHPKWFKWRPDGTVQYAENPPKKYQDILPIYWESEDYKALWNECLDVMLYWIDCGVNIFRVDNPHTKPFYFWNWIISEVKAKHPDVIFLAEAFTAPKVMKQLAKQGYTQSYTYFTWRESKHEITEYVEELTQSELKEYMQPNFWPNTPDINPYHLQGANESKHMQRYALAATLSSSIGIYGPVFEYMLSDPLLGKEEYLNSEKFQITHYDWNLKNKLITIISKINFIRNLNEALQQTNNIKFCNIQNDNLLAFYKWNDDRTNEILVIISLDPHNSQQANVQLPLQDIAVHNGHNLEMHDLITDSRYNWHSEWNYVELHPTMPFHIFKINK, from the coding sequence ATGCAAAATCAAAAAAGAGTTATAATTGATTATGTTTCACCAACCGTTAATGGTGGCGAATTTTATATAAAACGTGTTGTAAATGAAATTGTAAATATTGATGCACATATTATGGCCGATGGCCATGATGTTTTAGGAGCATCTGTATTATACAAACACGAAAATGAGACAACTTGGCAAGAAACTAGAATGATGCTAAGCTCGAACGATGAGTGGCGTTCATCATTTTCTGTTGAAAAACAAGGGTTTTACAGCTATAAAGTTGAAGCTTGGGTAGATTATGCCTTAAATTGGAGATACGGCCTAATTCGTAAAATAAACGATGGCCAACATGTGGTTTCAGAATTATTAGAAGGTGCAGAATATATCGAGCCATTAATAGAAAAAGTAAACGCTGAAGACAAAACATATTTAGAGCATTTACATCACATTTTTAAAGATGAAAACAGCTATGGAGAAGCTATTACCGAAGCTGTAAAGGAACGATTATACAATATCTTTTTTGCTAACCCAACAAAAATACTTGCCAACACCTCTAAAACATATCAAGTTTATGTAGATAGAAAAAAAGCAAGATTTAGCACATGGTACGAGTTTTTTCCACGTTCAGCTTCCGAGCACGAGGGTGTTCATGGAACATTTAACGATTGTAAACGCTTACTACCAAGAGTAAAAGATATGGGGTTTGATGTGGTTTACCTGCCTCCTATCCATCCTATTGGTGAAGTAAACCGTAAAGGCAAAAACAATACCACCGAAGCTAAAGAAGGCGATGTTGGCTCTACTTGGGGCGTTGGTTCGCAATATGGCGGCCATAAAGCCATCCATCCACAATTAGGAAATCTAGACGAATTTAAATCACTTATTCAAGCAGCAAAAGATAACAATCTCGAAATTGCTATGGATTATGCCTTGCAAGCCGCACCAGATCATCCTTGGGTAAAAGATCATCCAAAATGGTTTAAATGGCGACCAGATGGCACAGTACAATATGCTGAAAATCCACCTAAAAAATACCAAGATATTCTTCCTATATATTGGGAAAGTGAAGATTATAAAGCACTTTGGAACGAATGTTTAGACGTTATGCTCTATTGGATAGACTGTGGGGTAAATATTTTTAGAGTTGATAACCCACATACAAAACCTTTCTATTTCTGGAATTGGATTATTTCTGAAGTAAAAGCAAAACATCCAGACGTTATTTTCTTAGCCGAAGCTTTTACTGCTCCAAAAGTAATGAAGCAGCTAGCAAAACAAGGTTATACACAATCGTACACCTATTTTACATGGCGAGAAAGCAAACACGAAATAACCGAATATGTCGAAGAGTTAACACAAAGTGAACTTAAAGAATATATGCAACCAAATTTTTGGCCAAACACGCCAGATATTAACCCATATCACTTGCAGGGCGCCAACGAGTCTAAACACATGCAACGTTATGCTTTAGCAGCAACACTAAGCTCTAGTATTGGTATTTACGGACCTGTTTTCGAATATATGCTTTCCGATCCATTACTGGGAAAAGAAGAATATTTAAATTCAGAAAAATTCCAAATAACACATTACGATTGGAACCTTAAAAACAAACTAATAACAATAATTTCGAAAATTAATTTTATTAGAAACCTCAACGAAGCTTTGCAGCAAACTAATAATATTAAGTTCTGTAATATTCAGAATGATAATTTATTAGCTTTCTATAAATGGAACGATGATAGAACAAACGAAATTCTAGTTATTATTAGTTTAGATCCACATAACTCGCAACAAGCCAATGTGCAATTACCATTGCAAGATATAGCAGTCCATAACGGACACAATCTTGAAATGCACGATTTAATAACCGATAGCCGTTATAATTGGCATAGCGAATGGAATTATGTAGAGTTACACCCTACTATGCCATTTCATATTTTCAAGATTAATAAGTAA
- the glgB gene encoding 1,4-alpha-glucan branching protein GlgB, producing MAQVKPYSLFTEFDIDLFKGGKHYRLYEKMGSHLVTVDGIEGTYFAVWAPTAKQVSVIGDFNFWMEGEHQLNVRWDSSGIWEGFIPLVGKGDTYKYKIQSNNNDIKTEKADPYARRCEHPPNTASIVWDDSYKWKDKDWMKKRKDHNALDAPYSVYEVHLGSWKRQVEEDRFLSYFELAEDLVKYVKEMNFTHVELMPIMEYPYDPSWGYQLTGYFAPTSRFGYPEEFKYLVDKLHQNDIGIILDWVPSHFPEDAHGLGFFDGSNLYEHPDPRKGYHQDWKSLIFNYERNEVKSFLISNAAFWMDQYHADGLRVDAVASMLFLDYSREEGEWEPNIYGGRENLAAIDFLKELNQEIYASFPDVQTIAEESTAFPGVSKPVFLGGLGFGMKWMMGWMHDTLEYFAKDPVYRKYHQNDITFSLAYAFSENFMLPLSHDEVVYGKNSIIGRMPGDEWQRFANLRLLYGYMFTHPGTKLNFMGGEIAQYNEWDFQGSLNWNLLEFEPHKNFQNYFKELNKIYKTTPALYEKAFSGEGFEWISYDDHENCVISYVRKGYEAENDVVVVCNLTPTIRENYQIGIPVKGKLKEIFNSDAKEFGGSGVSNKKQITIKKEPWNGKDFSAEVTLSPLSVTIFQFK from the coding sequence ATGGCACAAGTAAAACCGTATAGTTTATTTACAGAATTCGATATCGACCTTTTTAAAGGAGGAAAACACTACAGGCTTTACGAAAAAATGGGGTCGCATTTAGTAACCGTAGATGGTATTGAAGGCACCTATTTTGCCGTTTGGGCACCCACAGCAAAACAAGTTTCTGTAATAGGCGATTTTAATTTCTGGATGGAAGGCGAGCACCAACTTAATGTGCGCTGGGATTCTAGTGGTATTTGGGAAGGCTTTATTCCTCTCGTTGGAAAAGGCGATACTTATAAATATAAAATCCAAAGTAATAATAACGATATAAAAACAGAAAAGGCAGATCCATATGCACGTCGTTGTGAGCACCCACCAAACACAGCTTCTATTGTTTGGGATGATTCTTATAAATGGAAAGATAAAGATTGGATGAAAAAGCGTAAAGACCACAACGCTTTAGATGCTCCTTACTCTGTTTACGAAGTTCATTTAGGATCTTGGAAAAGACAGGTTGAAGAAGACCGATTTTTGTCGTATTTTGAATTAGCCGAAGATTTAGTGAAGTATGTAAAAGAAATGAATTTTACTCACGTAGAACTCATGCCTATTATGGAATATCCTTACGATCCATCTTGGGGTTATCAACTTACAGGTTATTTTGCTCCAACATCTAGATTTGGCTATCCTGAAGAATTTAAATATTTAGTGGATAAATTACACCAAAATGATATTGGAATAATTTTAGATTGGGTACCATCTCATTTTCCAGAAGATGCCCACGGTTTAGGCTTTTTCGATGGCTCCAACTTATATGAACACCCAGACCCTAGAAAAGGTTATCACCAAGATTGGAAAAGTTTAATTTTTAATTACGAACGTAACGAAGTAAAATCGTTTTTAATAAGTAATGCTGCTTTTTGGATGGATCAATACCATGCCGACGGCTTGCGTGTAGATGCCGTAGCGTCCATGTTATTCTTAGATTATTCTCGTGAAGAAGGTGAGTGGGAACCAAACATTTATGGAGGCCGAGAAAACCTTGCCGCTATAGATTTCTTAAAAGAATTAAACCAAGAGATATATGCATCGTTTCCCGATGTACAAACCATTGCCGAAGAATCTACAGCATTTCCAGGCGTATCAAAACCCGTTTTTTTAGGCGGTTTAGGGTTTGGAATGAAATGGATGATGGGCTGGATGCACGATACACTAGAGTATTTTGCCAAAGATCCAGTATATAGAAAATATCATCAAAACGATATTACCTTTAGTTTAGCCTATGCGTTCTCAGAGAATTTTATGCTCCCACTTTCACATGATGAAGTGGTTTATGGTAAAAACTCTATTATAGGTCGTATGCCTGGCGATGAGTGGCAACGTTTTGCAAACTTGCGTTTACTTTACGGTTATATGTTTACACATCCTGGAACCAAATTAAACTTTATGGGTGGCGAAATTGCACAGTATAATGAGTGGGATTTCCAAGGTAGTTTAAACTGGAATTTATTAGAATTCGAACCTCATAAAAACTTTCAGAATTACTTTAAAGAATTAAACAAAATATACAAAACAACACCAGCTTTATATGAAAAAGCATTTTCGGGAGAAGGTTTCGAATGGATTAGTTACGACGATCATGAAAACTGTGTAATATCATACGTTAGAAAAGGTTATGAAGCCGAAAATGATGTGGTTGTAGTTTGTAATTTAACACCAACCATACGTGAAAATTACCAAATAGGAATTCCTGTAAAAGGAAAGCTTAAAGAAATTTTTAATAGTGATGCTAAAGAGTTTGGCGGTAGTGGTGTTTCAAACAAAAAACAAATTACTATCAAGAAAGAGCCTTGGAATGGCAAAGATTTTTCAGCTGAAGTTACTTTGTCACCTTTATCGGTTACTATTTTTCAGTTTAAATAA